In a genomic window of Bubalus bubalis isolate 160015118507 breed Murrah chromosome 17, NDDB_SH_1, whole genome shotgun sequence:
- the ANHX gene encoding anomalous homeobox protein isoform X1, whose protein sequence is MQSFLQLLRGNEGPSLPLSELVTLAGRLCRDLQDDPTQVQPLVTAVLDSQFRLYLLDNADVALVCASVLAQREQHQAACRLLEGCQVPGGSPKLVQLWNDIHYRLAMKRLGVSTLTPVQKFRCRKRNPPPASLCPNGLKSRNFPREVRQKLEDFASGVSTNPSKAEREGLASETHLTTEQVYNWFANYRRRQRALMQRAAPAPDSADDLTSGEASRHLPPQPTDHPQPGSGLVDRPQWSTGPEKSGPLQTLETTQGPWEPVALTPHFSGEETVPKSLASRSLQGGEIYQEGPNHDPATLPPVCSGPGLCPLAAANDMLDPSLAAPESWLMSLALASSKEVSFQTGQLIHSHGLDLTMRPTDAALAVSFTALREPSPTGFADPPSINPQGTYQEKDPGSCGSQAEQQAGNLRVTQPLAQAPDFILTQSPSDLTPAPPGFPGPMSAVELSQPPPSSQVQWSDGQTSSDAFWGARMLLELSGGSLG, encoded by the exons atgcagagCTTCCTGCAACTGCTGAGGGGAAACGAGGGCCCCAGCCTGCCCTTGTCGGAGCTGGTGACCCTCGCAGGCAGGCTGTGCCGCGACCTCCAGGATGACCCCACCCAGGTGCAACCCTTGGTCACAGCCGTGCTGGACAGCCAGTTCCGCCTGTACCTCTTGGACAATGCGGATGTGGCCCTGGTGTGCGCCAGCGTGCTGGCCCAGCGAGAGCAGCACCAGGCCGCCTGCCGGCTGCTGGAG GGGTGCCAGGTGCCAGGTGGCAGCCCCAAGCTGGTGCAGCTCTGGAATGACATCCACTACCGTCTGGCCATGAAGAGGCTCGGCGTGTCCACGCTGACGCCGGTGCAGAAGTTCCGGTGCAGGAAGAG GAATCCACCACCTGCCTCCCTCTGCCCTAATGGCCTCAAGAGCCGGAACTTCCCCAGAGAAGTTCGCCAGAAGCTGGAGGACTTTGCCTCGGGCGTGAGCACCAATCCTAGCAAGGCTGAGCGG GAGGGCCTGGCCTCTGAGACGCATCTGACCACGGAGCAAGTCTACAACTGGTTTGCCAATTACCGGCGGCGCCAGAGGGCCCTGATGCAGCGTGCGGCGCCAGCCCCAGACTCAGCAGATGACCTCACGTCGGGGGAGGCGAGTCGGCACCTACCCCCGCAGCCAACAGACCACCCCCAGCCTGGCTCTGGGCTTGTGGACAGGCCTCAGTGGTCAA CAGGACCTGAGAAAAGTGGGCCTCTACAGACCCTGGAGACCACTCAAGGGCCGTGGGAGCCGGTGGCTCTGACCCCACACTTTTCTGGAGAAGAGACTGTGCCCAAGTCACTGGCTTCCAG GTCTCTGCAGGGTGGTGAGATATACCAGGAGGGACCTAACCATGATCCTGCCACTCTGCCCCCTGTCTGCTCTGGCCCTGGTCTCTGTCCTCTGGCTGCTGCCAACGATATGCTGGACCCCTCTCTGGCTGCCCCTGAGTCGTGGCTGATGTCTCTCGCACTGGCATCCTCCAAGGAAGTTTCCTTCCAGACTGGGCAGCTGATCCACAGTCATGGGCTGGACCTCACCATGCGCCCTACAGACGCTGCTCTGGCTGTGTCCTTCActgccctcagggagcccagCCCCACAG GATTTGCTGACCCTCCCAGCATCAACCCCCAGGGCACATACCAGGAGAAGGATCCGGGTTCCTGCGGTAGCCAAGCAGAACAGCAGGCGGGCAACCTCCGGGTAACCCAGCCCCTGGCACAGGCTCCCGATTTCATCCTCACCCAGAG CCCCTCAGACCTGACTCCggccccaccaggcttccctggccccaTGTCTGCCGTGGAGCTGagccagccccctccctccagccag gtgcagTGGTCTGATGGGCAGACCTCCAGTGACGCCTTCTGGGGAGCCAGGATGCTCCTGGAGCTTTCAGGGGGTAGCCTGGGCTGA
- the ANHX gene encoding anomalous homeobox protein isoform X2 produces the protein MQSFLQLLRGNEGPSLPLSELVTLAGRLCRDLQDDPTQVQPLVTAVLDSQFRLYLLDNADVALVCASVLAQREQHQAACRLLEGCQVPGGSPKLVQLWNDIHYRLAMKRLGVSTLTPVQKFRCRKRNPPPASLCPNGLKSRNFPREVRQKLEDFASGVSTNPSKAEREGLASETHLTTEQVYNWFANYRRRQRALMQRAAPAPDSADDLTSGEASRHLPPQPTDHPQPGSGLVDRPQWSTGPEKSGPLQTLETTQGPWEPVALTPHFSGEETVPKSLASSINPQGTYQEKDPGSCGSQAEQQAGNLRVTQPLAQAPDFILTQSPSDLTPAPPGFPGPMSAVELSQPPPSSQVQWSDGQTSSDAFWGARMLLELSGGSLG, from the exons atgcagagCTTCCTGCAACTGCTGAGGGGAAACGAGGGCCCCAGCCTGCCCTTGTCGGAGCTGGTGACCCTCGCAGGCAGGCTGTGCCGCGACCTCCAGGATGACCCCACCCAGGTGCAACCCTTGGTCACAGCCGTGCTGGACAGCCAGTTCCGCCTGTACCTCTTGGACAATGCGGATGTGGCCCTGGTGTGCGCCAGCGTGCTGGCCCAGCGAGAGCAGCACCAGGCCGCCTGCCGGCTGCTGGAG GGGTGCCAGGTGCCAGGTGGCAGCCCCAAGCTGGTGCAGCTCTGGAATGACATCCACTACCGTCTGGCCATGAAGAGGCTCGGCGTGTCCACGCTGACGCCGGTGCAGAAGTTCCGGTGCAGGAAGAG GAATCCACCACCTGCCTCCCTCTGCCCTAATGGCCTCAAGAGCCGGAACTTCCCCAGAGAAGTTCGCCAGAAGCTGGAGGACTTTGCCTCGGGCGTGAGCACCAATCCTAGCAAGGCTGAGCGG GAGGGCCTGGCCTCTGAGACGCATCTGACCACGGAGCAAGTCTACAACTGGTTTGCCAATTACCGGCGGCGCCAGAGGGCCCTGATGCAGCGTGCGGCGCCAGCCCCAGACTCAGCAGATGACCTCACGTCGGGGGAGGCGAGTCGGCACCTACCCCCGCAGCCAACAGACCACCCCCAGCCTGGCTCTGGGCTTGTGGACAGGCCTCAGTGGTCAA CAGGACCTGAGAAAAGTGGGCCTCTACAGACCCTGGAGACCACTCAAGGGCCGTGGGAGCCGGTGGCTCTGACCCCACACTTTTCTGGAGAAGAGACTGTGCCCAAGTCACTGGCTTCCAG CATCAACCCCCAGGGCACATACCAGGAGAAGGATCCGGGTTCCTGCGGTAGCCAAGCAGAACAGCAGGCGGGCAACCTCCGGGTAACCCAGCCCCTGGCACAGGCTCCCGATTTCATCCTCACCCAGAG CCCCTCAGACCTGACTCCggccccaccaggcttccctggccccaTGTCTGCCGTGGAGCTGagccagccccctccctccagccag gtgcagTGGTCTGATGGGCAGACCTCCAGTGACGCCTTCTGGGGAGCCAGGATGCTCCTGGAGCTTTCAGGGGGTAGCCTGGGCTGA